A genome region from Pseudanabaena sp. Chao 1811 includes the following:
- a CDS encoding response regulator transcription factor, translating to MSTVLVVEDSVTQREMIEDLLKGSGLIVKTAGDGIEALEQMQSSCPDIVVMDIVMPRMNGYELCRRIKTDPKTERVPVVMCSSKGEEFDRYWGMKQGADAYIAKPFQPQELVGTVKQLLRKA from the coding sequence ATGAGTACAGTTCTGGTGGTTGAAGATAGTGTCACACAGAGAGAAATGATTGAAGACTTACTTAAAGGTAGTGGTTTGATCGTCAAAACAGCAGGTGACGGCATAGAAGCCCTAGAGCAAATGCAAAGCAGTTGCCCAGATATCGTAGTTATGGACATTGTCATGCCTCGCATGAATGGCTATGAACTATGCCGTCGCATTAAAACTGATCCCAAAACCGAACGCGTTCCCGTTGTAATGTGTTCGTCTAAAGGTGAAGAATTTGATCGCTACTGGGGAATGAAGCAAGGTGCTGATGCCTATATTGCTAAACCATTTCAGCCACAAGAGTTAGTTGGTACTGTCAAACAGTTACTTAGAAAAGCTTAA
- a CDS encoding chemotaxis protein CheW, with product MVGNQDFFPGIGQDQATDFDQGIEAPEGELHLRFFVASGIEFALPAIGVSQVLEYAPDRINPMPNVSPLLLGTVNIRGRVVWVGDLGQFLGEVPPVNTDRAEISIIAIEDQGMMLGLAVEQIGVMAWLDPSQLTVSRNSADSMAPFIKGEWIMEGSEPLKLLDQVNILRSARWAS from the coding sequence ATGGTAGGAAACCAAGATTTCTTCCCCGGCATCGGACAAGATCAGGCAACTGACTTTGACCAAGGTATCGAAGCACCAGAAGGTGAGCTGCATTTAAGATTTTTTGTAGCTTCTGGGATTGAATTTGCCTTGCCTGCAATTGGAGTTAGTCAGGTATTAGAATATGCTCCAGATCGGATCAACCCCATGCCCAATGTCTCACCCTTACTGCTAGGTACAGTTAATATTCGGGGTAGAGTAGTTTGGGTAGGAGATCTTGGTCAGTTTTTAGGAGAAGTACCTCCCGTCAATACTGATCGGGCTGAAATTTCCATCATTGCGATCGAGGATCAAGGCATGATGTTGGGTTTAGCAGTAGAACAAATTGGTGTTATGGCTTGGCTTGATCCTTCACAGTTAACCGTTTCTAGAAACAGCGCTGACAGTATGGCTCCATTCATCAAAGGTGAGTGGATAATGGAAGGCAGCGAACCCTTAAAGTTGCTCGATCAAGTTAATATTTTGCGATCGGCACGGTGGGCATCGTAG
- a CDS encoding methyl-accepting chemotaxis protein, translating into MASSTQHQKEYEKASLAYMQGDYNQAAKLTQELVQVCPSEPMYRLLHAHINLALERYQDSIGEYEKVLHLTDDTSILEYAHSGIAAAKERLDLDDGYNDNLGDMVSSSADEFRNKQYAYEDDNSYNASTYMQGAWTTDDSGGQSRSTNNFDFEDFNSDVSMNGSGNYSYNAETQVTGVSSFNSNYKTGNSGMNSDTDVVFMDEFDDFDDISESSFSNSFGDSDATQMASDRSLSEFGSQDFATSVRASNTTAVVSSDMAAGRFNQAGNEAELFGLGAINSPVGTKRGNTEVVAEASEQGGLFSPFDNMPLKTKTLITAIASGVVAMVAAGVVTNFAIGSIKDNSTREQVRNTGWMMAGAAAIASGSMAWALGKRSSKLIEQSTENLQSQFESVIRGDMTPRAAIYSEDDFGRLAASFNHMIQSIVSNTNEAQRKAAEQEQAKEDLQRQVIRLLDDVEGAARGDLTVQAEVTADVLGAVADSFNLTIQNLREIVNQVKIAARQVNESSRENEAFARSLSSDALRQAEELSVTLNSVQMMTESIQRVAESAREADQVAKLASETAIKGGEAVERTVAGILDIRETVAETTRKVKRLGESSQEISKIVGLISQIASRTNLLALNASIEAARAGDAGRGFAIVADEVRQLADRAAKASKEIEQIVLQIQSETSNVQQAMEVGTQQVIDGTKRAEQARQSLTDIIQVSHRIETLVLSITEDTVKQTETSRTVSQVMQSVELTAQETSQESQRVSASLQNLVGVARSLQDSVERFRVDSGDKTTGGR; encoded by the coding sequence ATGGCATCAAGTACACAACACCAAAAAGAATACGAAAAGGCTTCCTTAGCCTACATGCAGGGAGACTACAACCAAGCTGCCAAATTGACACAGGAGCTTGTACAAGTCTGCCCTAGCGAGCCTATGTATCGGTTACTTCATGCCCATATTAATCTTGCCCTAGAACGCTATCAGGATTCAATCGGTGAATATGAAAAGGTTCTGCACCTAACCGATGACACCTCAATTCTTGAATATGCTCATAGTGGGATTGCGGCGGCTAAAGAAAGATTAGATCTCGATGATGGCTACAACGATAACTTAGGGGATATGGTTAGCTCATCAGCAGACGAGTTTAGAAATAAGCAATATGCTTACGAAGATGACAATAGCTACAATGCATCAACATACATGCAAGGAGCTTGGACCACAGATGATAGTGGAGGACAGAGCCGTAGCACCAATAATTTTGATTTTGAAGATTTTAATTCCGATGTTTCGATGAATGGGTCTGGTAATTACAGCTATAATGCCGAAACCCAAGTAACTGGCGTATCTAGCTTTAATTCTAATTACAAAACTGGAAATTCTGGGATGAATTCAGACACTGATGTTGTCTTCATGGATGAATTTGATGATTTTGATGACATTAGTGAATCATCTTTCTCTAACTCCTTTGGTGATTCTGATGCAACGCAAATGGCATCGGATCGATCGCTGTCCGAGTTTGGCAGTCAAGATTTTGCAACTTCAGTCCGTGCCAGCAATACTACGGCAGTAGTTAGCTCAGACATGGCAGCAGGAAGATTTAATCAGGCTGGCAATGAGGCAGAGCTATTTGGTCTAGGCGCGATTAATTCTCCTGTAGGCACAAAACGGGGAAATACTGAGGTCGTAGCTGAGGCATCGGAACAGGGGGGCTTATTTTCTCCCTTTGATAACATGCCCCTCAAAACCAAGACCCTAATTACCGCGATCGCCTCAGGGGTGGTGGCAATGGTAGCCGCAGGGGTGGTAACAAACTTTGCGATCGGCTCGATCAAGGATAATTCAACCCGTGAACAGGTAAGAAATACAGGTTGGATGATGGCAGGGGCAGCGGCGATCGCTAGTGGCTCAATGGCTTGGGCCTTAGGCAAGCGCTCTTCTAAACTGATTGAGCAATCGACTGAGAACTTACAATCTCAGTTTGAGTCCGTCATTCGTGGTGATATGACTCCCCGCGCCGCTATCTATAGCGAAGATGATTTTGGTAGGTTAGCCGCAAGCTTTAACCACATGATTCAGTCGATTGTATCGAATACCAATGAGGCTCAACGCAAAGCTGCCGAACAGGAACAAGCTAAAGAAGATCTCCAACGTCAGGTAATTCGCTTACTAGACGACGTAGAAGGGGCGGCGCGTGGTGACTTAACGGTGCAGGCAGAGGTAACAGCCGACGTACTCGGAGCAGTTGCCGACTCTTTTAACCTCACCATTCAAAACCTTCGCGAGATTGTTAACCAAGTAAAAATCGCGGCGCGTCAGGTAAACGAAAGCTCTCGCGAAAATGAAGCATTTGCCCGCAGCTTGTCATCGGACGCATTGCGTCAAGCTGAAGAATTAAGCGTTACCTTGAATTCAGTACAAATGATGACGGAATCGATTCAGCGTGTAGCAGAAAGCGCCCGTGAAGCAGATCAAGTGGCAAAACTCGCATCGGAAACTGCAATCAAGGGTGGTGAAGCCGTAGAACGCACCGTAGCTGGTATTCTCGACATTCGCGAAACGGTTGCGGAAACTACACGAAAGGTAAAACGACTGGGTGAGTCGTCCCAAGAAATTTCTAAGATCGTTGGTTTAATTTCCCAGATTGCTTCCCGTACTAACTTACTCGCACTTAACGCCAGTATTGAAGCAGCAAGAGCGGGTGATGCGGGACGTGGTTTTGCGATCGTTGCCGACGAAGTTCGCCAGCTCGCTGATCGCGCCGCCAAAGCATCGAAGGAAATCGAACAAATCGTATTGCAAATTCAGAGTGAAACCAGTAATGTGCAACAAGCGATGGAAGTCGGCACACAACAGGTTATCGATGGTACCAAACGTGCTGAACAAGCTCGCCAATCCCTAACCGACATTATTCAAGTGTCCCACCGCATTGAAACTTTAGTACTATCCATTACTGAAGATACTGTCAAACAAACCGAGACTTCACGCACCGTATCACAGGTTATGCAATCCGTTGAGTTAACCGCCCAAGAAACATCCCAAGAATCACAACGAGTATCAGCTTCACTACAAAACCTTGTAGGTGTTGCGCGTAGTCTACAGGATTCTGTGGAAAGATTCCGCGTTGACTCAGGCGATAAAACAACGGGAGGTCGTTAG
- a CDS encoding hybrid sensor histidine kinase/response regulator: MNSEQQQQRIMGYFIEEAREHLQTIEQGVLNLQDILDEPESINELFRAAHSIKGGAAMLGVGSIQHVAHRLEDFFKILKENPQINVDERLKSLLLAGFDPLAELLDELQNGFKVSDELTIETNNRVKPVFAELESYLNQLVSNNAQETAQVSSQSTSKIAEKTKSLASLESIFQEEVTAKMRDMLQLFRGGDSPESRSQLQEICNYFQETGNNFDLRNWTNLATQVKNAIAQPTNSYRTLAPILIRELKDAQDLVLAKREAEISISSQIQSLLPYRFSDSEDDEVSTIFTTASGNIQDDAFIEDFQVAESEESQDLNLIEPMEQQASSADIVDLFADSDDIANYSSEEEFDLLELPQEQIDQMDWMDSEYEITENQHIDGPKVGASELKSLAVLFENDDIDFDSAWEDIKSNETSISNHGSEQTTNNNQDEFADLLENTSNNLQSDAATDLGIEESSIAQLFGDFSADEKTDNLNAIGESSQGLFPEDQNLFPDDIDITGSDSQLEAENAPVSLDALIDDELDKELIVDDSIDQGFDDFDLGIEIIDQISESESPSINVDEIDFTEGFDQLADQPTGEDLLTSQGDFDSLSSEEYFAEIERQENEISNPTSDDFYGIEEPSEPFALTVSEESMALLEDPFAISDNLDMDFLDTPANITDSDVSSSSGDIFSKDFSEEIDIDNNSPIISSSEDFDTSDTSGLNIFDELGFDNDEFEEEIATPTDRSNDEQNFLDNLDNIDELANQPISSNSDSDLNEDLSFPASDNFEANFDEFIDADAVNGNDEVDGLFADSLEVENGDHAEVITNDLTDDFSDFDDDGIDPTINIADELGDFFSHEVESAETKSASTDSEESIYNLENTDELGDFFGDAAEPDLVTSLSNEVGNLDGLDGFGDFFDGEDADTDHSANTDENYGEEFSQGLDNTNELADFFAASESPENLAEDFIDDNWSDLSTSDEQNIVDIEDELNDSISSLESNLDLELNDEFIDLDKDSNSLEEIEDELFNQIDQTSSSENDDNLVNLFTNAKEDDLTILENDINTFGDDFDFQETRSPSQDLSQDNDINFDGLDDLENNNLANAVNSLVSQTSIDDSLTTIQDDLDFDVQEEDITANSTIDSLVDFFQADDDLDNTDINSSTSLINNDDFSVNEDNEALDFGEFNELTDLNGAGLEVSDMDDIEMSEDFDNQSLAIDNQSPSEELNGIDDNFDFDDLEAMIGNSSNLPNEPNESANGEFTSQLTDLNQSNGHQSSDADDMNFDELEALLGDSGSFDITAKTATATKDEGDTLTAIANNKTTDDFDELENMLQSAFAKDVGPIKTKTPTRPPAAPRKQRLTDSTMRVDVKYLDSLNNLVGELVVNRNLLEQEQERLQQFITNLLHQVQLLSDVSQRMRDQYDRSLLEASLTAGRGRSYSSFDAGYSSSTDGATSSSNVSSDFEGIEFDRYNTFHVLSQEIIELIVRVRESASDIEFVVGETDQVTRQLGTITTQVQDDLKQSRMVPFAQIADRLPRGIRDRALKTGKQAELEIYGRETLIDKAILESLTDPLTHLVNNAIDHGLEDPVTRQAAGKSATGKLTVRAYHQGNQTVISISDDGAGISTDKVKKSAVAKGIRSQSEVDRLNDTEVYSLLFEAGFSTAAQADEFKGRGVGLDVVKTCLDDIRGVIIVESIVGKGTTFTIRLPLTLSISKAMFCISDRARIAFPVDGFEDMVEVPQSQIVLNEKGQPCLPWRDTILPFQHLSNLLSYSRHLSRSNIYGKQDNDELCIIILRNDTSYLALQVDQFLGEYEIVIKQLEGPIPQPAGIAGATVLGDGRVMAIANVLELFDIASGRLRPSASGITIQPTIEEDVAVDPTVLIVDDSITVRELLSLTFAKVGYRVEQAKDGQDAWEKLRAGLPCDMIFCDIEMPRMDGLDLLSRLQKDSRLKDIPVAMLTSRGADRHRQTAIQLGAKGYFTKPYLEEELLSASKRLLNGETLPI, translated from the coding sequence ATGAACTCGGAACAACAACAGCAGCGTATCATGGGTTACTTCATTGAAGAAGCCCGTGAACATCTTCAGACAATTGAGCAAGGGGTATTAAACTTGCAAGATATATTGGATGAACCTGAATCAATTAATGAGCTTTTTCGTGCGGCTCATTCGATAAAAGGGGGAGCTGCGATGCTTGGCGTGGGCAGTATCCAGCATGTCGCGCACCGATTGGAGGATTTTTTCAAGATCCTTAAAGAGAATCCTCAAATAAATGTTGATGAACGTTTAAAAAGCTTGCTTTTAGCTGGTTTTGATCCTCTAGCAGAGTTATTGGACGAACTCCAAAATGGGTTTAAGGTATCCGATGAGTTAACCATTGAGACAAATAATCGTGTTAAGCCAGTTTTTGCAGAATTAGAATCCTATCTCAATCAATTAGTATCTAATAACGCTCAGGAAACGGCGCAGGTTTCTAGTCAATCTACAAGTAAGATTGCGGAAAAGACCAAATCCCTTGCTTCTTTGGAGTCAATATTTCAAGAAGAAGTTACGGCTAAAATGCGAGATATGTTGCAATTATTTCGTGGTGGAGATTCTCCAGAAAGCCGATCGCAGTTACAGGAGATTTGCAATTACTTTCAAGAGACAGGCAATAACTTTGACTTAAGAAATTGGACTAATCTCGCTACCCAAGTCAAAAATGCGATCGCCCAGCCTACTAACTCCTATCGAACCCTTGCACCTATTTTAATTAGAGAATTAAAAGACGCGCAGGATCTAGTTTTGGCAAAGCGTGAAGCTGAAATTTCCATATCCTCTCAAATTCAAAGCCTATTACCCTATCGATTTTCTGATTCAGAAGATGATGAGGTTAGCACAATTTTCACCACGGCATCTGGCAATATTCAAGATGATGCATTTATCGAAGATTTCCAAGTTGCAGAAAGTGAAGAATCCCAAGATTTAAACCTAATTGAGCCAATGGAGCAACAAGCCTCCAGTGCCGATATTGTTGATCTATTTGCCGATTCTGATGACATTGCTAACTACAGCAGTGAAGAAGAATTCGATTTATTAGAACTTCCCCAAGAGCAAATCGATCAAATGGATTGGATGGATAGTGAATATGAAATCACTGAAAACCAACATATTGACGGGCCTAAGGTTGGAGCATCAGAATTAAAATCCCTAGCAGTTCTATTTGAGAATGATGATATTGATTTCGACTCCGCTTGGGAAGATATCAAGTCTAACGAAACTAGTATCTCTAATCATGGCTCTGAACAAACCACAAATAATAATCAGGATGAGTTTGCCGATCTACTCGAAAACACTTCAAACAATCTTCAAAGTGATGCTGCCACAGATCTGGGAATAGAAGAATCTAGCATTGCTCAATTGTTTGGAGATTTTTCTGCCGATGAAAAAACAGACAACTTAAACGCAATCGGCGAATCTTCTCAAGGTTTATTTCCCGAAGATCAGAACTTGTTCCCAGATGATATTGATATCACTGGTTCCGATTCTCAATTAGAGGCTGAGAATGCTCCAGTAAGTTTGGATGCACTAATTGATGACGAATTAGACAAAGAATTAATTGTCGATGATTCCATAGATCAGGGTTTTGATGATTTTGATCTAGGTATTGAGATCATTGATCAAATTAGTGAGAGTGAGAGTCCCAGTATAAATGTTGATGAAATTGACTTTACTGAAGGTTTCGATCAACTTGCTGATCAGCCAACAGGCGAAGATTTACTCACATCTCAGGGAGATTTTGACTCACTCTCTAGTGAAGAATATTTTGCTGAGATAGAAAGACAAGAAAATGAAATATCTAACCCAACCTCTGACGATTTCTATGGAATCGAAGAACCCAGTGAGCCATTTGCCTTAACTGTTTCTGAAGAAAGCATGGCGTTACTAGAAGATCCCTTTGCGATCAGTGACAATCTTGATATGGATTTTCTAGATACACCAGCAAATATTACAGATAGTGACGTTAGCAGTTCTAGTGGAGATATCTTTTCCAAGGATTTTTCTGAAGAAATTGATATAGACAATAACTCGCCAATAATATCGAGCAGTGAAGACTTCGATACTAGTGATACATCAGGCTTAAATATATTTGATGAGCTAGGTTTCGATAATGATGAATTTGAGGAAGAAATTGCCACACCCACAGATCGTAGTAATGATGAGCAAAATTTCTTAGATAATCTAGATAATATTGACGAATTGGCAAATCAACCAATTTCTAGCAATAGTGATTCTGACTTAAATGAAGATTTAAGTTTTCCTGCTTCAGACAACTTTGAGGCAAACTTTGACGAGTTTATAGATGCTGATGCAGTCAATGGTAATGATGAAGTCGATGGTTTGTTTGCTGATTCTCTAGAAGTTGAAAATGGTGATCATGCGGAAGTGATTACAAATGATTTAACCGATGATTTCTCAGACTTTGATGACGATGGCATTGATCCAACAATTAATATTGCTGATGAGTTAGGTGATTTCTTTAGTCATGAAGTAGAATCTGCTGAGACTAAATCTGCTTCTACAGATAGTGAAGAATCGATCTACAATCTTGAGAATACTGATGAGTTAGGTGACTTTTTTGGTGATGCGGCAGAACCAGATCTTGTAACCAGTCTTAGTAATGAAGTAGGCAATCTTGACGGACTAGATGGATTTGGTGATTTCTTTGATGGAGAAGATGCAGACACAGATCACAGCGCTAATACCGATGAAAACTATGGCGAGGAATTTTCTCAAGGTCTAGACAATACAAATGAATTAGCTGATTTCTTTGCTGCTTCGGAATCTCCTGAAAACTTAGCAGAAGATTTCATTGATGATAACTGGAGTGATTTAAGTACTAGTGATGAGCAGAATATCGTTGATATAGAAGACGAATTGAATGACTCTATATCTTCTTTGGAATCTAATTTAGATTTAGAACTTAATGATGAGTTTATTGATTTAGATAAAGACTCTAATTCTCTAGAAGAGATAGAGGACGAGTTGTTTAATCAAATTGATCAAACTAGCTCTTCAGAAAATGACGACAATTTAGTCAATTTATTTACTAATGCCAAGGAAGACGATCTGACGATACTAGAGAATGACATCAATACTTTTGGTGATGATTTTGACTTTCAAGAAACGCGATCGCCTAGTCAAGATCTTAGCCAAGATAATGACATCAATTTCGATGGACTAGATGATTTAGAAAATAATAATTTGGCAAATGCAGTTAATAGTCTAGTATCTCAGACCTCAATAGATGACTCTCTAACAACTATTCAAGATGATCTAGATTTTGATGTTCAAGAGGAGGATATTACAGCTAATAGCACTATTGATAGTTTGGTAGATTTTTTCCAAGCTGACGATGACTTAGACAATACTGACATTAACTCATCCACATCATTAATTAATAATGATGACTTTAGTGTCAATGAAGATAATGAAGCTTTGGACTTCGGAGAATTTAACGAGTTGACGGATCTAAATGGTGCTGGTTTAGAAGTCTCTGATATGGATGATATAGAGATGTCGGAAGATTTTGATAACCAAAGCTTAGCAATTGACAATCAATCACCATCAGAAGAGCTAAATGGTATCGATGACAACTTTGACTTTGATGATTTAGAAGCAATGATTGGTAATTCGAGTAATTTACCAAATGAGCCAAATGAGTCGGCTAATGGAGAATTTACCAGCCAATTGACAGATCTTAATCAGAGCAATGGTCATCAATCTAGTGATGCCGACGATATGAACTTTGATGAACTAGAAGCTCTATTAGGTGATAGTGGTAGCTTTGATATAACAGCTAAGACTGCGACAGCAACCAAAGACGAAGGTGACACTCTTACGGCAATTGCCAACAACAAGACAACTGACGACTTTGATGAGTTGGAAAATATGTTGCAATCGGCATTTGCTAAAGATGTCGGACCTATCAAGACTAAAACACCCACACGTCCTCCTGCAGCCCCACGCAAGCAAAGGTTGACGGATTCAACCATGCGGGTCGATGTTAAGTATCTTGATAGTTTGAATAACCTAGTTGGGGAACTCGTAGTTAATCGGAACTTGTTAGAGCAGGAGCAGGAACGCTTACAGCAGTTTATTACTAATCTATTACATCAAGTACAACTGCTCAGCGATGTGTCTCAAAGGATGCGTGATCAGTATGATCGTTCCTTGTTAGAAGCATCATTAACCGCAGGTCGTGGACGTTCCTATAGTAGCTTTGATGCTGGCTATTCTAGTTCTACCGATGGAGCAACTTCGAGTAGTAATGTCAGTAGCGATTTTGAAGGCATTGAATTTGACCGTTACAACACTTTCCACGTTCTATCACAGGAAATTATTGAGCTAATTGTCAGAGTGCGTGAGTCTGCTTCTGACATTGAGTTTGTGGTTGGTGAGACGGATCAGGTAACTCGTCAGTTAGGCACGATTACGACTCAAGTTCAGGATGATTTGAAACAATCACGCATGGTTCCCTTTGCCCAGATTGCCGATCGCTTGCCTAGAGGTATTCGCGATCGCGCACTCAAGACTGGCAAGCAGGCGGAATTGGAAATCTATGGACGTGAGACCTTGATCGATAAGGCAATTTTGGAATCTCTCACAGATCCGCTTACTCACCTTGTCAATAATGCGATCGATCACGGTTTAGAAGATCCTGTTACTCGTCAAGCTGCGGGTAAATCTGCAACTGGTAAACTCACAGTCAGAGCCTATCACCAAGGTAACCAAACCGTAATTTCGATTAGTGATGATGGTGCGGGGATTAGTACCGACAAGGTAAAGAAGAGTGCCGTGGCTAAGGGTATCCGTTCTCAATCAGAAGTCGATCGCCTCAATGATACTGAGGTTTATAGCTTGCTCTTTGAAGCTGGCTTTAGTACTGCAGCCCAAGCCGATGAATTTAAAGGTCGTGGTGTTGGTCTCGATGTGGTTAAAACCTGTCTAGATGACATTCGTGGCGTAATTATTGTGGAGTCGATAGTTGGTAAGGGGACAACCTTTACCATTCGCTTACCATTGACCCTCAGTATTTCTAAGGCGATGTTCTGCATTAGCGATCGCGCCAGAATTGCCTTCCCTGTGGATGGTTTCGAGGACATGGTGGAAGTTCCCCAAAGTCAGATTGTACTGAATGAGAAAGGTCAACCATGCTTACCTTGGCGCGATACAATTTTGCCATTCCAGCATCTCTCCAATTTGCTTTCCTACAGCCGACATCTCAGCCGCAGCAATATCTATGGCAAACAAGACAATGACGAACTTTGCATCATTATTCTCCGTAATGACACAAGCTATCTAGCATTACAGGTGGATCAGTTCCTTGGTGAATACGAAATCGTAATCAAACAGTTAGAGGGTCCAATTCCTCAACCTGCGGGGATTGCAGGAGCAACGGTGTTAGGGGATGGTCGAGTGATGGCGATCGCTAACGTTTTAGAACTATTTGATATAGCTAGTGGCAGACTCCGTCCTTCTGCTTCGGGCATCACAATTCAGCCAACGATCGAAGAAGATGTAGCTGTCGATCCAACGGTACTAATTGTGGACGACTCAATTACAGTTCGCGAGCTATTGTCGCTAACCTTTGCCAAAGTTGGCTATCGTGTCGAACAGGCAAAGGATGGTCAGGATGCATGGGAAAAATTGCGTGCAGGACTGCCCTGTGACATGATCTTCTGCGATATTGAAATGCCACGGATGGATGGATTGGATCTACTATCCAGATTGCAAAAGGATTCTCGACTTAAGGATATTCCTGTAGCGATGTTAACTTCCCGTGGAGCCGATCGCCATCGTCAAACGGCAATTCAGCTTGGAGCAAAAGGCTACTTCACTAAGCCCTATCTCGAAGAAGAATTGTTGAGTGCCTCAAAGCGCCTCTTAAATGGAGAAACTCTGCCGATCTAA